A single region of the Aptenodytes patagonicus chromosome 7, bAptPat1.pri.cur, whole genome shotgun sequence genome encodes:
- the LOC143162921 gene encoding LOW QUALITY PROTEIN: olfactory receptor 5J3-like (The sequence of the model RefSeq protein was modified relative to this genomic sequence to represent the inferred CDS: inserted 1 base in 1 codon; deleted 1 base in 1 codon; substituted 2 bases at 2 genomic stop codons), with protein sequence MADENCTKVTQFTFSGHTEHPQLKPVLFALFLGTYVLMLAGNLGLIALIRVSPQLHTPMYFFXSVTCPXDICYSSTISPKMLLDLPTKNKAISFAGCLMQFYFYAVFATAEIYLLAAMAYDRYVAISKPLLYEVIMSPGVCMSLVAVSYLAELLNAVVHTSALLRLSFCGPLVISNFYCDGPSLFIVTSTDTHLNEGLIFVGFNMMTTNLLILTSYACIVVAVGRMGSAAGRCKACSTCASHLAAVIVFYVSATFNYTXPSSSNSLESEKIASIFYTIIVPMLNPTIYGLRNKEVKHALTSFIRRKTYF encoded by the exons ATGGCTGATGAGAACTGCACCAAGGTGACCCAGTTCACCTTCTCGGGACACACAGAGCACCCACAACTGAAGCCCGTCCTCTTTGCGCTCTTCCTGGGCACCTACGTGCTGATGTTAGCGGGAAACCTCGGCCTGATCGCCCTGATCAGGGTCAGCCCCCAGCttcacacccccatgtactttt tttcagtaacctGTCCTTAAGACATTTGCTACTCCTCCACCATCAGCCCCAAAATGCTGCTGGACCttccaacaaaaaacaaagccatttcTTTTGCTGGCTGCCTCATGCAGTTTTATTTCTATGCTGTTTTTGCCACAGCCGAGATTTACCTGCTGGCTGCCATGGCCTATGACCGG TATGTGGCCATCTCCAAGCCCCTACTCTATGAGGTTATCATGTCTCCTGGCGTCTGCATGAGCCTGGTCGCAGTGTCCTACCTTGCAGAGTTGCTGAATGCTGTCGTGCACACAAGCGCCCTGCTCCGGTTGTCCTTCTGCGGCCCCCTGGTCATCAGCAACTTCTACTGTGATGGGCCATCGCTGTTCATTGTCACCTCCACTGACACGCACCTCAATGAGGGTTTAATATTTGTGGGTTTCAACATGATGACCACCAACCTGCTCATCCTGACCTCCTACGCCTGCATCGTGGTGGCCGTGGGCAGGAtgggctctgctgcaggcaggtgcaAAGCCTGCTCCACCTGCGCCTCCCACCTGGCAGCTGTCATCGTTTTCTATGTGTCTGCTACTTTTAATTACACGTGACCCAGTTCATCAAACTCACTGGAGAGCGAGAAAATTGCATCCATCTTTTACACCATTATAGTCCCCATGCTGAACCCCACGATTTACGGCCTGAGAAACAAGGAGGTGAAGCATGCCCTAACCAGTTTTATCAGGAGGAAAACGTACTTCTGA